From the Burkholderia ubonensis genome, one window contains:
- a CDS encoding nitroreductase family protein encodes MSVKPAPTTVSIHELIAGRWSPRAYSNAPVSAEHLHAVLEAARWAPSAYNAQPWRFIVFDRTRDEVAFKRAFATLVPFNQGWNAPAPVLIAVTAHTLTQKGEPAPTALYDAGAAALSLVLQAHALGLAAHQMSGFDANAFRDAFAIPEDVAIPALISIGHYGDADKLDPVLRDREKAPRTRHPIGDVVYAGAWKKAFETAA; translated from the coding sequence ATGTCGGTCAAACCTGCTCCTACTACCGTTTCGATTCACGAACTGATCGCGGGCCGCTGGAGCCCGCGCGCCTATTCGAACGCGCCGGTCAGCGCCGAGCACCTGCACGCGGTGCTGGAGGCGGCGCGCTGGGCGCCGTCGGCCTATAACGCGCAGCCGTGGCGCTTCATCGTGTTCGATCGCACGCGCGACGAGGTCGCGTTCAAGCGCGCGTTCGCGACGCTGGTGCCGTTCAACCAGGGCTGGAATGCGCCGGCGCCGGTGCTGATCGCGGTGACCGCGCATACGCTCACGCAGAAGGGCGAGCCTGCGCCGACCGCGCTGTACGACGCGGGCGCGGCCGCGCTGTCGCTGGTGCTGCAGGCGCATGCGCTGGGGCTCGCGGCGCACCAGATGAGCGGCTTCGACGCCAATGCGTTCCGCGACGCGTTCGCGATTCCCGAGGATGTCGCGATCCCGGCGCTGATCTCGATCGGCCACTATGGCGACGCCGACAAGCTCGATCCGGTGCTGCGCGATCGCGAGAAGGCGCCGCGCACGCGCCATCCGATCGGCGACGTGGTGTACGCGGGCGCGTGGAAGAAGGCCTTCGAGACGGCGGCCTGA
- a CDS encoding DUF1415 domain-containing protein yields MTDARSDSHDAHDDILAATRHWLARAVIGLNLCPFAKSVYVKDQVRYAISEATTLEDALADLETELLRLDAADPRQVDTTLVIYPHAFAEFLDYNDALFFADRLVRQLKLDGVLQIASFHPRYQFDGTEPDDIENYTNRAPYPILHLLREDSIARAADAFPDASAIYEKNQETLRRLGHDGWRDWMSRPGDDV; encoded by the coding sequence ATGACCGACGCCCGCTCCGATTCACACGACGCGCACGACGACATCCTCGCCGCCACCCGGCACTGGCTCGCGCGCGCGGTGATCGGGCTCAATCTGTGCCCGTTCGCGAAGAGCGTGTACGTGAAGGATCAGGTGCGCTATGCGATCAGCGAAGCCACGACGCTCGAGGACGCGCTCGCCGATCTCGAGACCGAGCTGCTGCGGCTCGACGCCGCCGACCCGCGGCAGGTCGACACGACGCTCGTGATCTACCCGCATGCGTTCGCGGAATTCCTCGACTACAACGATGCGCTGTTCTTCGCCGACCGGCTCGTCCGGCAACTGAAGCTCGACGGCGTGCTGCAGATCGCGAGCTTCCATCCGCGCTACCAGTTCGACGGCACGGAGCCGGACGACATCGAGAACTATACGAACCGCGCGCCGTATCCGATCCTGCACCTGCTGCGCGAGGACAGCATCGCGCGCGCGGCCGACGCGTTCCCGGACGCGTCCGCGATCTACGAAAAGAACCAGGAAACCCTGCGCCGCCTCGGCCACGACGGCTGGCGCGACTGGATGAGCCGCCCCGGCGACGACGTGTGA
- a CDS encoding TetR/AcrR family transcriptional regulator — protein sequence MSDIEAAKPASRRARQAIPGAAAQEHLLRAAEELFYKEGVRAVGIEAVVERAGVNKMSLYRQFSSKDELVLAYLERMDACFFERFDASVAKHPGQPKAQLVQYFVDLAERASQKDYRGCPFVNVAAEFPDASHPARERVAQNKEQLMARLVALCESAGARAPAKLADSLALVIEGIYAASQTYRHGATPIGIAPELVTQLIEAACA from the coding sequence ATGTCCGACATCGAGGCCGCCAAGCCCGCGTCGCGACGCGCGCGACAGGCGATCCCGGGCGCTGCCGCGCAGGAGCATCTGCTGCGCGCCGCCGAGGAGCTGTTTTACAAGGAAGGGGTGCGCGCGGTCGGCATCGAGGCCGTCGTGGAACGCGCGGGCGTCAACAAGATGAGCCTGTACCGCCAGTTCTCGTCGAAGGACGAGCTGGTGCTCGCGTACCTGGAGCGGATGGATGCGTGCTTTTTCGAGCGCTTCGACGCGAGCGTCGCGAAGCATCCCGGCCAGCCGAAGGCGCAGCTGGTCCAGTATTTCGTCGATCTCGCCGAGCGCGCGTCGCAGAAGGACTACCGCGGCTGCCCGTTCGTGAACGTCGCGGCGGAATTCCCGGACGCGTCGCATCCGGCGCGCGAACGCGTCGCGCAGAACAAGGAACAGCTGATGGCGCGGCTCGTGGCGCTGTGCGAAAGCGCCGGCGCGCGCGCGCCGGCGAAGCTCGCCGATTCGCTCGCGCTCGTGATCGAGGGGATCTATGCGGCAAGCCAGACGTATCGGCACGGCGCCACGCCGATCGGCATCGCGCCCGAGCTCGTCACGCAGCTGATCGAGGCCGCTTGCGCGTGA
- a CDS encoding Hsp70 family protein: MTYCAIDFGTSNSAVALPDGDGMRLAPVEGDYLTLPTAIFFNNDEETVEYGRAALASYIDGFDGRLMRSMKSILGSPLAEATTDLGDGSAIAYTEIIARFLTHLKRKAEARSGAPIGRAVLGRPVFFVDDDPRADRLAQDQLEAAARAVGFADVHFQYEPIAAAFDYESRQRDERLVLVADIGGGTSDFSLVRVGPQRMARLERKDDVLAHHGVHVAGTDYDRRVELSAILPAFGYRALDPEGRELPNRTYFDLATWHLINTVYTPKRLGELKLMKHLYVDARHFERLARVVELRLGHALMARAEEAKIGVAAGGETMIDLNDVEEDLQIAFDADRLVDASRDDTARIVDAARETVRLAGVAPRDVGALYFTGGSTGLAFLSGALAAAFADAQPVFGDRLASVATGLGIHAQRLFG; the protein is encoded by the coding sequence ATGACTTACTGCGCGATCGACTTCGGCACGTCCAATTCCGCTGTGGCGCTGCCCGACGGCGACGGCATGCGGCTCGCGCCCGTCGAGGGCGACTACCTGACGCTGCCGACCGCCATTTTCTTCAACAACGACGAGGAGACGGTCGAATACGGCCGCGCGGCGCTCGCGTCCTATATCGACGGCTTCGACGGGCGATTGATGCGCTCGATGAAGAGCATCCTCGGTTCACCGCTCGCGGAGGCGACGACCGATCTCGGCGACGGCTCCGCGATCGCGTACACGGAGATCATCGCGCGCTTCCTCACGCACCTGAAGCGCAAGGCGGAAGCCCGCTCGGGCGCGCCGATCGGCCGCGCGGTGCTCGGCCGGCCGGTGTTCTTCGTCGACGACGATCCGCGCGCCGACCGTCTCGCGCAGGACCAGCTCGAAGCGGCCGCGCGCGCGGTCGGCTTTGCCGACGTGCATTTCCAGTACGAGCCGATCGCCGCCGCGTTCGACTACGAGTCGCGCCAGCGCGACGAGCGGCTCGTGCTCGTCGCCGACATCGGCGGCGGCACGTCCGACTTCTCGCTGGTGCGGGTCGGCCCGCAGCGGATGGCGCGCCTCGAGCGCAAGGACGACGTGCTCGCGCACCACGGCGTGCACGTCGCCGGCACCGACTACGACCGCCGCGTCGAGCTGTCCGCGATCCTGCCGGCGTTCGGCTACCGCGCGCTCGACCCGGAAGGGCGCGAGCTGCCGAACCGGACCTATTTCGATCTCGCGACCTGGCACCTGATCAACACGGTCTATACGCCGAAGCGGCTCGGCGAGCTGAAGCTGATGAAGCACCTGTACGTCGACGCGCGGCACTTCGAGCGGCTCGCGCGGGTGGTCGAGCTGCGGCTCGGCCATGCGCTGATGGCGCGTGCGGAAGAAGCGAAGATCGGCGTCGCGGCGGGCGGGGAGACGATGATCGACCTGAACGACGTCGAGGAGGACTTGCAGATCGCGTTCGACGCGGACCGGCTGGTCGACGCGAGCCGCGACGACACCGCGCGGATCGTCGATGCCGCGCGCGAGACCGTGCGGCTCGCCGGCGTGGCGCCGCGCGACGTCGGCGCGCTGTACTTCACGGGCGGCTCGACCGGGCTGGCGTTCCTGTCGGGTGCGCTCGCGGCGGCGTTCGCGGACGCGCAG
- a CDS encoding MFS transporter, whose protein sequence is MNWAARRIGGRFHYGWLAAAVVFLILLAAAGTRATPSVLMVPLERELGWSRAAISLAISVNIALYGLTGPFAAAAMQRFGLRPTILAALATMSAGVALSSMMTQSWQMVLIWGLMVGSSTGVVALTLSATFVTRWFHARRGLVMGVLTASTATGQLVFLPMLAAIAQHHGWRPVVLVVAVAAAIVIPLVAFLLPERPADVRLRPYGEPADAPPAAEATKENPLAVAFRTLLTASRSRDFWLLFFSFFICGASTNGYVGTHLIAMCGDYGMSEVQGASLLAAMGVFDLFGTTLSGWLSDRYDNRVLLFWYYGLRGLSLIYLPHAFGIDFFGLPLFAMFYGLDWIATVPPTVRLATDVFGKAAAPVVFGWIVAGHQLGAAFAALGAGMLRASLGTYTVASMISGGLCIVGALIVLRINRGAARAAAQPV, encoded by the coding sequence ATGAACTGGGCAGCAAGACGAATCGGCGGGCGTTTCCACTACGGATGGCTCGCGGCGGCGGTGGTATTCCTGATCCTGCTGGCGGCGGCCGGCACGCGCGCGACGCCGAGCGTGCTGATGGTCCCGCTCGAACGGGAACTCGGCTGGAGTCGCGCGGCAATTTCGCTGGCGATTTCGGTGAACATCGCGCTGTACGGGCTGACCGGCCCGTTCGCGGCGGCGGCGATGCAGCGCTTCGGGCTGCGGCCGACGATCCTTGCCGCGCTCGCGACGATGAGCGCGGGCGTCGCGCTGTCGTCGATGATGACGCAGAGCTGGCAGATGGTGCTGATCTGGGGCCTGATGGTTGGCAGCTCGACGGGCGTCGTCGCGCTGACGCTGTCGGCGACCTTCGTCACGCGCTGGTTCCACGCGCGGCGCGGCCTCGTGATGGGGGTGCTGACCGCGAGCACGGCGACCGGCCAGCTCGTGTTCCTGCCGATGCTCGCGGCGATCGCGCAGCATCACGGCTGGCGGCCGGTCGTGCTGGTCGTCGCAGTCGCGGCGGCGATCGTGATTCCGCTGGTCGCGTTCCTGCTGCCCGAGCGCCCGGCCGACGTGCGGCTGCGTCCGTACGGCGAGCCGGCCGATGCGCCGCCGGCCGCCGAGGCGACGAAGGAGAACCCGCTCGCCGTCGCGTTCCGCACGCTGCTGACCGCGAGCCGCTCGCGCGACTTCTGGCTGCTGTTCTTCAGCTTCTTCATCTGCGGCGCGAGCACCAACGGCTACGTCGGCACCCACCTGATCGCGATGTGCGGCGACTACGGGATGAGCGAAGTGCAGGGCGCGTCGCTGCTCGCCGCGATGGGCGTGTTCGACCTGTTCGGCACGACGCTGTCGGGCTGGCTGTCGGACCGTTATGACAACCGCGTGCTGCTGTTCTGGTACTACGGGCTGCGCGGGCTGTCGCTGATCTACCTGCCGCATGCGTTCGGCATCGACTTCTTCGGGCTGCCGCTGTTCGCGATGTTCTACGGGCTCGACTGGATCGCGACGGTGCCGCCGACCGTGCGGCTCGCGACCGACGTGTTCGGCAAGGCGGCCGCGCCGGTCGTGTTCGGCTGGATCGTCGCCGGCCACCAGCTCGGCGCGGCGTTCGCGGCGCTCGGCGCGGGGATGCTGCGCGCGAGCCTCGGCACCTATACGGTCGCGTCGATGATCTCGGGCGGGCTGTGCATCGTCGGCGCGCTGATCGTGCTGCGCATCAACCGCGGCGCGGCGCGCGCGGCGGCGCAACCGGTCTGA